The following coding sequences are from one Desulfosporosinus orientis DSM 765 window:
- a CDS encoding extracellular solute-binding protein, whose protein sequence is MKTQLVIFFLLAMMLLAGCQRNHELTPKMSVTLSLWHNYGGQMKATMDKMVDEFNQTVGAENGIILSVTSISSSSALHEKLIMAANRDPGMPMLPDITTANPKTAIILAEKGLIVDLGEQFSKEELSTYVPRFLEEGRIEGRQYLFPTAKSTEVLFLNKTIFDRFSKSTGARYEDLRTFEGLARVAKLYYDWTDAQTPATLNDGKTFYHIDSLFNFTQVGCKQLGTDFMFNGGSEQSEVFQRVWSYFFGSAVRGNFAIYDGYASDLAKTGDIVCSTGSTAGVLFFDPFLTHADNTKEPVELMILPYPIFEGGKKIALQRGSGMIVTKSTEAKEHAAGIFLKWFTSPKNNLRFVASTGYLPVTKEAFGEVMLKEIDSIENKNIQKLLITAIEMQANYDFYIPAIYEGIDVLQKDYETKLKQSAAQSRRTYQVLIDKMSDDAAFKEASNGVFETFIK, encoded by the coding sequence TAGCTGGCTGTCAAAGAAACCATGAACTCACTCCCAAAATGTCGGTAACACTTTCGCTTTGGCATAATTACGGTGGTCAGATGAAAGCTACTATGGATAAAATGGTTGATGAATTTAATCAAACAGTCGGAGCTGAAAACGGAATTATTTTATCCGTAACTTCAATATCCAGTTCATCTGCTCTGCATGAAAAGCTGATTATGGCAGCAAATCGAGATCCGGGAATGCCTATGCTGCCAGATATAACAACAGCAAATCCCAAAACCGCAATTATACTTGCGGAAAAAGGTTTAATTGTAGATTTAGGTGAACAATTCTCCAAAGAGGAGTTATCGACATACGTGCCTCGTTTTCTTGAGGAGGGTAGAATAGAAGGGCGTCAGTATCTTTTTCCTACAGCAAAATCTACAGAGGTTCTTTTCTTAAACAAAACCATCTTCGATCGTTTTAGTAAGAGTACAGGTGCTAGATATGAAGATCTTCGAACTTTTGAAGGTCTCGCTCGTGTTGCAAAACTTTATTATGATTGGACAGACGCGCAGACGCCAGCAACCTTGAATGATGGTAAAACGTTTTATCATATAGACTCTCTCTTCAACTTCACCCAAGTGGGCTGTAAGCAGCTAGGGACGGATTTCATGTTTAATGGTGGATCTGAACAATCCGAGGTATTTCAGCGTGTATGGAGTTATTTCTTTGGATCGGCAGTAAGAGGAAACTTTGCCATCTATGACGGCTATGCTTCTGATCTTGCAAAGACAGGAGATATTGTCTGTTCTACTGGCTCAACTGCAGGGGTATTATTTTTTGATCCCTTTCTCACCCATGCGGATAATACGAAAGAACCGGTTGAGCTTATGATATTACCCTATCCGATTTTTGAAGGCGGAAAGAAGATTGCTCTACAGCGTGGTAGTGGAATGATTGTTACGAAATCTACTGAGGCTAAAGAACATGCAGCAGGCATTTTCCTTAAATGGTTTACCAGCCCGAAAAACAATCTTCGGTTTGTAGCTTCTACGGGTTATCTCCCTGTTACAAAGGAGGCATTTGGCGAGGTAATGCTTAAAGAAATCGATTCAATTGAGAACAAGAACATTCAAAAATTATTGATTACTGCTATAGAAATGCAGGCCAACTATGACTTTTATATTCCTGCCATCTATGAGGGAATTGATGTATTGCAGAAAGATTATGAAACAAAACTAAAACAATCTGCAGCCCAATCCAGAAGGACTTATCAGGTGTTGATAGATAAAATGAGCGATGATGCCGCTTTTAAAGAAGCGTCAAATGGGGTATTTGAGACTTTTATTAAGTAG